One genomic window of Streptomyces sp. WP-1 includes the following:
- a CDS encoding C40 family peptidase, whose translation MSGKLVRLACTATVAAQAVLAPVPAAAAPEPQRSVSQLLTDLQKLYRQTEQATETYDATADRLGRQKSEVARLDKELGRARRALEAGRADAGRLARQQYQGASGGLGPYVSLLLAPDPQRMLDESHVLAELARQRAHAVDRLTGAERHSDAVARTARKALDTQRALAGQQKKQRDTVQARLADVERLLASLDPDQLAAVDRLEQQGVTAAQRALAGSLSDHHPASRQGERAVRFALKQVGKPYVWGAQGPSSYDCSGLTSQAWQHAGTPIPRTSQEQWRHLRHIPLRQLRPGDLVIYFPEATHVAIYAGHGKVVQAPRPGSRIKISPMASNPVLGAVRPD comes from the coding sequence GTGTCAGGAAAGCTTGTGCGCCTGGCCTGTACGGCCACGGTGGCGGCCCAGGCCGTCCTCGCGCCCGTGCCCGCCGCCGCCGCGCCCGAGCCGCAGCGCTCCGTCTCCCAGCTGCTGACGGACCTGCAGAAGCTGTACCGGCAGACCGAGCAGGCCACCGAGACCTATGACGCCACCGCCGACCGGCTGGGGCGGCAGAAGTCCGAGGTGGCCCGCCTCGACAAGGAGCTGGGCCGCGCCCGGCGCGCCCTGGAGGCCGGCCGCGCCGACGCCGGCCGGCTGGCCCGCCAGCAGTACCAGGGCGCCTCCGGCGGCCTCGGCCCCTACGTCAGCCTGCTGCTCGCCCCGGATCCGCAGCGCATGCTGGACGAGAGCCACGTCCTCGCCGAACTGGCCCGCCAACGCGCCCATGCGGTCGACCGGTTGACCGGCGCCGAGCGGCACTCGGACGCCGTCGCCCGCACCGCCCGCAAGGCCCTGGACACCCAGCGGGCCCTGGCCGGACAGCAGAAGAAGCAGCGTGACACCGTCCAGGCGAGACTCGCCGACGTGGAACGCCTGCTGGCCTCCCTCGACCCGGACCAGCTGGCCGCCGTCGACCGCCTCGAACAGCAGGGCGTCACCGCGGCCCAGCGGGCCCTCGCCGGATCGCTCTCCGACCACCACCCGGCCTCCCGCCAGGGCGAACGCGCCGTCCGCTTCGCCCTGAAGCAGGTCGGCAAGCCCTACGTCTGGGGCGCGCAGGGCCCCTCCTCCTACGACTGCTCCGGCCTGACCTCCCAGGCCTGGCAGCACGCGGGCACCCCGATCCCCCGCACCAGCCAGGAACAGTGGCGGCACCTGCGCCACATCCCACTGCGCCAACTGCGCCCCGGCGACCTGGTGATCTACTTCCCCGAGGCGACCCACGTGGCCATCTACGCGGGCCACGGCAAGGTCGTCCAGGCCCCGAGACCCGGCTCCCGGATCAAGATCTCCCCGATGGCATCGAACCCGGTACTGGGCGCCGTACGCCCGGATTAG